Within Thermococcus indicus, the genomic segment TCGGAAATTGCTAAGAATAAGATAGATACTAGAGCTACTTTGCCATTATTGAAGACATATTTTCCCAGTTTATATATGACTAATATTTCTATGATTAAGGTAGTCATCCCAACTGAAATATATGACGCCCATTTGTATGTTACATTTCCAATCAACATTAAAGTGCTTATCCATAAATGAAAATTTGGTATCCAGACATAGGGAGTTTTTATTTGTTCATATGTTGGGATATTATAATTTTTCAAAATTTGAGCAATCAAGGCTCCATGAGTCCAGGGGTCTCTCCCTAGCACTGTTTTATAAAGTGCCTGTTGGGTCAATGTAAAACTTATAGATATAAGAATTATCTCAACAAACACTATTACTTTTTCTAGTTCATTATCGTTATTGATAGTGAGAATCTGATAGAATACAATAACTGCCATCAAAGAAAGAATGTAAAAGTAAAAATCAGGTCTAATGTATATATCGTGTCTGAAATAGTACATTGTGTTGGATATAAGAGACATTATAAAGAATAACATTGAAAAGAATATTGTTTGTCTATTTGTGTTCATCTTCATGGAGACCCCGCCTCTGATATTATCCGGTGGTAGATTTGAGTCTTCTGCTCGAGACAACTGCCTCCAAGAACTTTATAACTGACCGTTTAATTTCTGGATTACTTAGTCCTTTAGGGTGTTCAAATTTCCAGTCAGTCACATTAAATATAGCTTTTTCTCCTCGTGTATACACTGCGATTCTGTACTTCTCCAAAGAGTTAACGTATTCCTGTTCTTCCCTATTTGTTGGTCTTATTCGTTCTGGGATACCATACGACTCTGCGAATACTGTTGGGGAATACAATATTGAATCATCTATTGTATCATTATGCACTGCCTGAATGACCAGGGGTTTTATTTTTGTTAGACTTATATAATCAGTATCTTCTTGTTCGTTAATGATAACTTTTCTATTCTCTGGATATTTTATTGCCAAAGGGACTCTTAGTAGTTCATCGTATAGATATGTCCCATGACCTATGATGCCATGTTCTCCGAGCATTTGACCATGGTCACTAGTAACTATAATAAGTGAGTCGTCAAATAATCCAAATTCCTCGAGAAGTTTCATGATTTCAATGAGTTTATCTTTTAAGTATTCCACTTGTTCTGGATATCTACGTTGCCATCTCCTGGTAACTCTGTCTGATGGAACATGCCCTTTCCTGTTACTTTCTCGAAGTTTTGAGACATTTTCACCCTTGACGTATGGCTCATGGACTTCGAGTAG encodes:
- a CDS encoding sulfatase-like hydrolase/transferase; the encoded protein is MNNINSPNIFLIVLDTLREDYATPIIKELSRFGFITYQNTIATAPWTTPSHASMVTGLYPAFHGAHETKEKKDIRIKLEKHEFSFVNTLSDKGYKSFLLSPNIYVSPYFGFRGFNKFIDTSIPRILNEKDVEEFSKIIYKTNTKILPTIKAVLKEKHPRLFFKVFAGYSLKRLRWPKDKGAINTVHHLKDLLAVNSQETPLFVMINLLEVHEPYVKGENVSKLRESNRKGHVPSDRVTRRWQRRYPEQVEYLKDKLIEIMKLLEEFGLFDDSLIIVTSDHGQMLGEHGIIGHGTYLYDELLRVPLAIKYPENRKVIINEQEDTDYISLTKIKPLVIQAVHNDTIDDSILYSPTVFAESYGIPERIRPTNREEQEYVNSLEKYRIAVYTRGEKAIFNVTDWKFEHPKGLSNPEIKRSVIKFLEAVVSSRRLKSTTG